A window of the Lactuca sativa cultivar Salinas chromosome 5, Lsat_Salinas_v11, whole genome shotgun sequence genome harbors these coding sequences:
- the LOC111897920 gene encoding tRNA (guanine(37)-N1)-methyltransferase 2 isoform X2, translated as MIKFIAVKRIDFSCCFCGVLKHSAMLDESKFDVHLKLWALRIPREFCKVATKLLNGHMLDRPRIKPITEDPTSEKTRYVILSERVQNPDLSDIPTKNLDELKKLCKIETVPYSLTLGYSYWGADHVLKQILPSGLEVPSSFETIGHIAHLNIPDELLPYKDVIAKVIYDKNYPRIQTVVNKVGSISNEFRVPQFEILAGKQEMSTEVKQYGATFKMDYGLVYWNSRLEHEHIRLVNKFEKGEIICDMFAGIGPFAIPSAQKGCLVYANDLNPDSVRYLKINADINKVNHNLHAYNLDARIFMSKLMQVLPVDDDVKKPKPESEKRNGEEGDMNKESNIATSESCIQAVKTKGSKNKRMKTLLTFSDKSWEHIDHVIMNLPASALQFLDVFRGLIQMKYWKGSLPWIHCYCFIRSNETQESVVSEAESLLNAKIHDPLFHRVRDVAPNKAMYCLSFRLPEEACINEVS; from the exons ATGATAAAGTTTATTGCTGTGAAGAGAATTGATTTTAGCTGCTGTTTTTGTGGGGTTTTGAAGCATTCTGCAATGTTGGATGAAAGCAAATTTGATGTGCATTTGAAGTTGTGGGCACTTCGAATCCCTAGAGAGTTCTGCAAGGTTGCAACTAAGCTTCTTAATGG ACATATGCTTGATAGACCACGTATCAAGCCCATCACCGAAGACCCAACTAGTGAAAAAACACGTTATGTTATATTATCTGAAAGGGTTCAAAATCCAG ATCTTTCAGATATTCCAACCAAGAATCTTGATGAGTTAAAGAAACTATGCAAGATTGAAACAGTTCCATACTCATTGACACTTGGATATTCATACTGGGGTGCAG ACCATGTGCTGAAGCAGATTCTACCTTCTGGACTTGAGGTCCCTTCATCTTTTGAAACAATAG GTCACATTGCTCATCTGAACATACCAGATGAACTCCTTCCATACAAGGATGTAATTGCAAAGGTCATCTATGAT AAAAACTATCCCAGAATCCAGACAGTTGTCAACAAAGTTGGCAGCATTTCAAACGAATTCCGGGTCCCACAATTTGAAATTTTGGCGGGAAAACAGGAAATGTCTACAGAGGTGAAACAGTATGGAGCAACTTTCAAGATGGATTACGGATTGGTGTATTGGAATTCAAGATTAGAGCATGAACACATAAGATTGGTGAATAAGTTTGagaaaggagaaatcatatgtGACATGTTTGCAGGAATTGGACCTTTTGCTATTCCTTCTGCTCAAAAAGGATGCTTGGTGTATGCAAATGATCTGAATCCAGACAGTGTTCGTTATCTCAAAATTAATGCAGATATCAACAAGGTTAATCACAATCTTCATGCTTATAATTTGGATGCAAGAATTTTCATGTCTAAATTGATGCAAGTGTTGCCTGTTGATGATGATGTGAAAAAACCAAAACCAGAATCTGAGAAAAGGAATGGAG AGGAGGGGGATATGAACAAAGAATCAAATATAGCCACTTCTGAAAGCTGTATACAAG CTGTGAAGACAAAAGGAAGCAAAAATAAAAGAATGAAAACTTTGTTGACATTTTCTGATAAATCATGGGAACATATTGATCATGTGATAATGAACCTTCCTGCTTCTGCTTTGCAGTTTTTAG ATGTATTTAGAGGACTTATACAGATGAAATATTGGAAAGGATCTCTTCCATGGATTCATTGCTATTGCTTCATTCGATCAAATGAGACTCAAGAATCAGTGGTTTCA GAGGCAGAATCTCTCTTGAATGCTAAGATACACGACCCCTTATTTCATCGAGTCAGAGATGTTGCTCCAAATAAG GCGATGTATTGCTTGAGCTTTCGATTGCCCGAAGAAGCATGCATCAATGAAGTTTCTTGA
- the LOC111897920 gene encoding tRNA (guanine(37)-N1)-methyltransferase 2 isoform X3 — protein sequence MHSAMLDESKFDVHLKLWALRIPREFCKVATKLLNGHMLDRPRIKPITEDPTSEKTRYVILSERVQNPDLSDIPTKNLDELKKLCKIETVPYSLTLGYSYWGADHVLKQILPSGLEVPSSFETIGHIAHLNIPDELLPYKDVIAKVIYDKNYPRIQTVVNKVGSISNEFRVPQFEILAGKQEMSTEVKQYGATFKMDYGLVYWNSRLEHEHIRLVNKFEKGEIICDMFAGIGPFAIPSAQKGCLVYANDLNPDSVRYLKINADINKVNHNLHAYNLDARIFMSKLMQVLPVDDDVKKPKPESEKRNGEEGDMNKESNIATSESCIQAHVAVKTKGSKNKRMKTLLTFSDKSWEHIDHVIMNLPASALQFLDVFRGLIQMKYWKGSLPWIHCYCFIRSNETQESVVSEAESLLNAKIHDPLFHRVRDVAPNKAMYCLSFRLPEEACINEVS from the exons ATG CATTCTGCAATGTTGGATGAAAGCAAATTTGATGTGCATTTGAAGTTGTGGGCACTTCGAATCCCTAGAGAGTTCTGCAAGGTTGCAACTAAGCTTCTTAATGG ACATATGCTTGATAGACCACGTATCAAGCCCATCACCGAAGACCCAACTAGTGAAAAAACACGTTATGTTATATTATCTGAAAGGGTTCAAAATCCAG ATCTTTCAGATATTCCAACCAAGAATCTTGATGAGTTAAAGAAACTATGCAAGATTGAAACAGTTCCATACTCATTGACACTTGGATATTCATACTGGGGTGCAG ACCATGTGCTGAAGCAGATTCTACCTTCTGGACTTGAGGTCCCTTCATCTTTTGAAACAATAG GTCACATTGCTCATCTGAACATACCAGATGAACTCCTTCCATACAAGGATGTAATTGCAAAGGTCATCTATGAT AAAAACTATCCCAGAATCCAGACAGTTGTCAACAAAGTTGGCAGCATTTCAAACGAATTCCGGGTCCCACAATTTGAAATTTTGGCGGGAAAACAGGAAATGTCTACAGAGGTGAAACAGTATGGAGCAACTTTCAAGATGGATTACGGATTGGTGTATTGGAATTCAAGATTAGAGCATGAACACATAAGATTGGTGAATAAGTTTGagaaaggagaaatcatatgtGACATGTTTGCAGGAATTGGACCTTTTGCTATTCCTTCTGCTCAAAAAGGATGCTTGGTGTATGCAAATGATCTGAATCCAGACAGTGTTCGTTATCTCAAAATTAATGCAGATATCAACAAGGTTAATCACAATCTTCATGCTTATAATTTGGATGCAAGAATTTTCATGTCTAAATTGATGCAAGTGTTGCCTGTTGATGATGATGTGAAAAAACCAAAACCAGAATCTGAGAAAAGGAATGGAG AGGAGGGGGATATGAACAAAGAATCAAATATAGCCACTTCTGAAAGCTGTATACAAG CTCATGTAGCTGTGAAGACAAAAGGAAGCAAAAATAAAAGAATGAAAACTTTGTTGACATTTTCTGATAAATCATGGGAACATATTGATCATGTGATAATGAACCTTCCTGCTTCTGCTTTGCAGTTTTTAG ATGTATTTAGAGGACTTATACAGATGAAATATTGGAAAGGATCTCTTCCATGGATTCATTGCTATTGCTTCATTCGATCAAATGAGACTCAAGAATCAGTGGTTTCA GAGGCAGAATCTCTCTTGAATGCTAAGATACACGACCCCTTATTTCATCGAGTCAGAGATGTTGCTCCAAATAAG GCGATGTATTGCTTGAGCTTTCGATTGCCCGAAGAAGCATGCATCAATGAAGTTTCTTGA
- the LOC111897920 gene encoding tRNA (guanine(37)-N1)-methyltransferase 2 isoform X4, translating into MLDESKFDVHLKLWALRIPREFCKVATKLLNGHMLDRPRIKPITEDPTSEKTRYVILSERVQNPDLSDIPTKNLDELKKLCKIETVPYSLTLGYSYWGADHVLKQILPSGLEVPSSFETIGHIAHLNIPDELLPYKDVIAKVIYDKNYPRIQTVVNKVGSISNEFRVPQFEILAGKQEMSTEVKQYGATFKMDYGLVYWNSRLEHEHIRLVNKFEKGEIICDMFAGIGPFAIPSAQKGCLVYANDLNPDSVRYLKINADINKVNHNLHAYNLDARIFMSKLMQVLPVDDDVKKPKPESEKRNGEEGDMNKESNIATSESCIQAHVAVKTKGSKNKRMKTLLTFSDKSWEHIDHVIMNLPASALQFLDVFRGLIQMKYWKGSLPWIHCYCFIRSNETQESVVSEAESLLNAKIHDPLFHRVRDVAPNKAMYCLSFRLPEEACINEVS; encoded by the exons ATGTTGGATGAAAGCAAATTTGATGTGCATTTGAAGTTGTGGGCACTTCGAATCCCTAGAGAGTTCTGCAAGGTTGCAACTAAGCTTCTTAATGG ACATATGCTTGATAGACCACGTATCAAGCCCATCACCGAAGACCCAACTAGTGAAAAAACACGTTATGTTATATTATCTGAAAGGGTTCAAAATCCAG ATCTTTCAGATATTCCAACCAAGAATCTTGATGAGTTAAAGAAACTATGCAAGATTGAAACAGTTCCATACTCATTGACACTTGGATATTCATACTGGGGTGCAG ACCATGTGCTGAAGCAGATTCTACCTTCTGGACTTGAGGTCCCTTCATCTTTTGAAACAATAG GTCACATTGCTCATCTGAACATACCAGATGAACTCCTTCCATACAAGGATGTAATTGCAAAGGTCATCTATGAT AAAAACTATCCCAGAATCCAGACAGTTGTCAACAAAGTTGGCAGCATTTCAAACGAATTCCGGGTCCCACAATTTGAAATTTTGGCGGGAAAACAGGAAATGTCTACAGAGGTGAAACAGTATGGAGCAACTTTCAAGATGGATTACGGATTGGTGTATTGGAATTCAAGATTAGAGCATGAACACATAAGATTGGTGAATAAGTTTGagaaaggagaaatcatatgtGACATGTTTGCAGGAATTGGACCTTTTGCTATTCCTTCTGCTCAAAAAGGATGCTTGGTGTATGCAAATGATCTGAATCCAGACAGTGTTCGTTATCTCAAAATTAATGCAGATATCAACAAGGTTAATCACAATCTTCATGCTTATAATTTGGATGCAAGAATTTTCATGTCTAAATTGATGCAAGTGTTGCCTGTTGATGATGATGTGAAAAAACCAAAACCAGAATCTGAGAAAAGGAATGGAG AGGAGGGGGATATGAACAAAGAATCAAATATAGCCACTTCTGAAAGCTGTATACAAG CTCATGTAGCTGTGAAGACAAAAGGAAGCAAAAATAAAAGAATGAAAACTTTGTTGACATTTTCTGATAAATCATGGGAACATATTGATCATGTGATAATGAACCTTCCTGCTTCTGCTTTGCAGTTTTTAG ATGTATTTAGAGGACTTATACAGATGAAATATTGGAAAGGATCTCTTCCATGGATTCATTGCTATTGCTTCATTCGATCAAATGAGACTCAAGAATCAGTGGTTTCA GAGGCAGAATCTCTCTTGAATGCTAAGATACACGACCCCTTATTTCATCGAGTCAGAGATGTTGCTCCAAATAAG GCGATGTATTGCTTGAGCTTTCGATTGCCCGAAGAAGCATGCATCAATGAAGTTTCTTGA
- the LOC111897920 gene encoding tRNA (guanine(37)-N1)-methyltransferase 2 isoform X1: protein MIKFIAVKRIDFSCCFCGVLKHSAMLDESKFDVHLKLWALRIPREFCKVATKLLNGHMLDRPRIKPITEDPTSEKTRYVILSERVQNPDLSDIPTKNLDELKKLCKIETVPYSLTLGYSYWGADHVLKQILPSGLEVPSSFETIGHIAHLNIPDELLPYKDVIAKVIYDKNYPRIQTVVNKVGSISNEFRVPQFEILAGKQEMSTEVKQYGATFKMDYGLVYWNSRLEHEHIRLVNKFEKGEIICDMFAGIGPFAIPSAQKGCLVYANDLNPDSVRYLKINADINKVNHNLHAYNLDARIFMSKLMQVLPVDDDVKKPKPESEKRNGEEGDMNKESNIATSESCIQAHVAVKTKGSKNKRMKTLLTFSDKSWEHIDHVIMNLPASALQFLDVFRGLIQMKYWKGSLPWIHCYCFIRSNETQESVVSEAESLLNAKIHDPLFHRVRDVAPNKAMYCLSFRLPEEACINEVS, encoded by the exons ATGATAAAGTTTATTGCTGTGAAGAGAATTGATTTTAGCTGCTGTTTTTGTGGGGTTTTGAAGCATTCTGCAATGTTGGATGAAAGCAAATTTGATGTGCATTTGAAGTTGTGGGCACTTCGAATCCCTAGAGAGTTCTGCAAGGTTGCAACTAAGCTTCTTAATGG ACATATGCTTGATAGACCACGTATCAAGCCCATCACCGAAGACCCAACTAGTGAAAAAACACGTTATGTTATATTATCTGAAAGGGTTCAAAATCCAG ATCTTTCAGATATTCCAACCAAGAATCTTGATGAGTTAAAGAAACTATGCAAGATTGAAACAGTTCCATACTCATTGACACTTGGATATTCATACTGGGGTGCAG ACCATGTGCTGAAGCAGATTCTACCTTCTGGACTTGAGGTCCCTTCATCTTTTGAAACAATAG GTCACATTGCTCATCTGAACATACCAGATGAACTCCTTCCATACAAGGATGTAATTGCAAAGGTCATCTATGAT AAAAACTATCCCAGAATCCAGACAGTTGTCAACAAAGTTGGCAGCATTTCAAACGAATTCCGGGTCCCACAATTTGAAATTTTGGCGGGAAAACAGGAAATGTCTACAGAGGTGAAACAGTATGGAGCAACTTTCAAGATGGATTACGGATTGGTGTATTGGAATTCAAGATTAGAGCATGAACACATAAGATTGGTGAATAAGTTTGagaaaggagaaatcatatgtGACATGTTTGCAGGAATTGGACCTTTTGCTATTCCTTCTGCTCAAAAAGGATGCTTGGTGTATGCAAATGATCTGAATCCAGACAGTGTTCGTTATCTCAAAATTAATGCAGATATCAACAAGGTTAATCACAATCTTCATGCTTATAATTTGGATGCAAGAATTTTCATGTCTAAATTGATGCAAGTGTTGCCTGTTGATGATGATGTGAAAAAACCAAAACCAGAATCTGAGAAAAGGAATGGAG AGGAGGGGGATATGAACAAAGAATCAAATATAGCCACTTCTGAAAGCTGTATACAAG CTCATGTAGCTGTGAAGACAAAAGGAAGCAAAAATAAAAGAATGAAAACTTTGTTGACATTTTCTGATAAATCATGGGAACATATTGATCATGTGATAATGAACCTTCCTGCTTCTGCTTTGCAGTTTTTAG ATGTATTTAGAGGACTTATACAGATGAAATATTGGAAAGGATCTCTTCCATGGATTCATTGCTATTGCTTCATTCGATCAAATGAGACTCAAGAATCAGTGGTTTCA GAGGCAGAATCTCTCTTGAATGCTAAGATACACGACCCCTTATTTCATCGAGTCAGAGATGTTGCTCCAAATAAG GCGATGTATTGCTTGAGCTTTCGATTGCCCGAAGAAGCATGCATCAATGAAGTTTCTTGA
- the LOC111897906 gene encoding GDP-mannose transporter GONST3 isoform X1, with protein MTNDVENPQKDPLPPPPVIESKNWYDYDTFLHQVSVYGIAVGYCLSASLLSIINKWAVMKFPYPGALTALQYFTSASGVFLFGSLNFLQHDRLDLQTMWRFLPAAIIFYLSLFTNSELLLHANVDTFIVFRSAVPIFVAIGETLYLHQPWPSLKTWLSLSTIFAGSLLYVITDYQFTLMAYSWALAYLISMSIDFVYIKHVVMTIGLNTWGLVLYNNLEALLLFPLELLIMGELKKIKHEIKEETDWYSFEVILPVGLSCLFGLAISFFGFSCRRAISATGFTVLGIVNKLLTVVINLMIWDKHSSLIGTIGLLICMFGGVMYQQSTSKNPNSKTSSDVKQVVVQEEDEQQKLLEMQNVTNSEEAK; from the coding sequence ATGACAAATGATGTGGAAAACCCACAAAAAGATCCCCTCCCTCCTCCACCTGTCATTGAATCAAAAAACTGGTATGATTATGATACTTTCCTCCATCAAGTTTCAGTATATGGTATAGCTGTTGGATACTGCTTATCAGCTTCTTTACTCTCCATCATCAACAAATGGGCAGTTATGAAATTCCCTTACCCTGGTGCCCTAACTGCATTACAATACTTCACAAGTGCATCCGGTGTATTCCTTTTCGGGTCCCTCAACTTTCTCCAACATGACCGATTAGACCTTCAAACAATGTGGCGTTTCCTTCCAGCTGCCATTATATTCTATCTTTCCCTCTTCACAAACAGTGAACTCCTCCTTCATGCAAATGTTGACACCTTCATTGTATTTCGTTCAGCAGTTCCAATCTTTGTTGCCATTGGAGAAACCCTTTACCTCCACCAACCATGGCCTTCACTCAAGACATGGCTTTCACTTTCCACCATTTTTGCAGGGAGTCTACTGTATGTCATCACAGATTACCAGTTTACCCTCATGGCGTATAGCTGGGCTTTAGCATATCTTATAAGCATGTCGATAGATTTTGTCTACATAAAACATGTGGTGATGACAATCGGATTGAACACATGGGGTCTTGTTCTTTACAATAATCTTGAAGCTTTGTTACTTTTCCCATTGGAGTTGTTGATAATGGGGGAATTGAAGAAGATAAAACATGAAATCAAAGAGGAGACAGATTGGTATTCTTTTGAGGTGATTTTGCCAGTGGGTTTATCGTGTTTGTTTGGTTTGGCGATTTCTTTTTTTGGGTTTTCTTGTAGAAGGGCAATTTCGGCAACGGGTTTTACAGTTCTTGGGATTGTGAATAAGCTTTTAACTGTGGTGATTAATTTGATGATTTGGGATAAACATTCGAGTTTGATTGGGACAATTGGGCTTTTGATTTGTATGTTTGGTGGGGTTATGTATCAACAGTCTACTAGCAAAAACCCTAATTCCAAAACTTCTTCTGATGTTAAACAAGTTGTTGTACAAGAAGAAGATGAGCAACAAAAACTGCTTGAAATGCAAAATGTCACGAATTCAGAGGAAGCAAAATGA
- the LOC111897906 gene encoding GDP-mannose transporter GONST3 isoform X2 — MMWKTHKKIPSLLHLSLNQKTVMKFPYPGALTALQYFTSASGVFLFGSLNFLQHDRLDLQTMWRFLPAAIIFYLSLFTNSELLLHANVDTFIVFRSAVPIFVAIGETLYLHQPWPSLKTWLSLSTIFAGSLLYVITDYQFTLMAYSWALAYLISMSIDFVYIKHVVMTIGLNTWGLVLYNNLEALLLFPLELLIMGELKKIKHEIKEETDWYSFEVILPVGLSCLFGLAISFFGFSCRRAISATGFTVLGIVNKLLTVVINLMIWDKHSSLIGTIGLLICMFGGVMYQQSTSKNPNSKTSSDVKQVVVQEEDEQQKLLEMQNVTNSEEAK, encoded by the exons ATGATGTGGAAAACCCACAAAAAGATCCCCTCCCTCCTCCACCTGTCATTGAATCAAAAAACTG TTATGAAATTCCCTTACCCTGGTGCCCTAACTGCATTACAATACTTCACAAGTGCATCCGGTGTATTCCTTTTCGGGTCCCTCAACTTTCTCCAACATGACCGATTAGACCTTCAAACAATGTGGCGTTTCCTTCCAGCTGCCATTATATTCTATCTTTCCCTCTTCACAAACAGTGAACTCCTCCTTCATGCAAATGTTGACACCTTCATTGTATTTCGTTCAGCAGTTCCAATCTTTGTTGCCATTGGAGAAACCCTTTACCTCCACCAACCATGGCCTTCACTCAAGACATGGCTTTCACTTTCCACCATTTTTGCAGGGAGTCTACTGTATGTCATCACAGATTACCAGTTTACCCTCATGGCGTATAGCTGGGCTTTAGCATATCTTATAAGCATGTCGATAGATTTTGTCTACATAAAACATGTGGTGATGACAATCGGATTGAACACATGGGGTCTTGTTCTTTACAATAATCTTGAAGCTTTGTTACTTTTCCCATTGGAGTTGTTGATAATGGGGGAATTGAAGAAGATAAAACATGAAATCAAAGAGGAGACAGATTGGTATTCTTTTGAGGTGATTTTGCCAGTGGGTTTATCGTGTTTGTTTGGTTTGGCGATTTCTTTTTTTGGGTTTTCTTGTAGAAGGGCAATTTCGGCAACGGGTTTTACAGTTCTTGGGATTGTGAATAAGCTTTTAACTGTGGTGATTAATTTGATGATTTGGGATAAACATTCGAGTTTGATTGGGACAATTGGGCTTTTGATTTGTATGTTTGGTGGGGTTATGTATCAACAGTCTACTAGCAAAAACCCTAATTCCAAAACTTCTTCTGATGTTAAACAAGTTGTTGTACAAGAAGAAGATGAGCAACAAAAACTGCTTGAAATGCAAAATGTCACGAATTCAGAGGAAGCAAAATGA